A window of Flammeovirga kamogawensis genomic DNA:
TTTGCTCTTTCTGAAGAAGTACCAATTACAACTCTATCTGGGCGAAGGAAGTCATCTACTGCAACACCTTCTCTTAAAAACTCAGGGTTTGACACTACATCAAAAGCACCTTTACAATTTTTTGCAACAACAGCATGTACTTTTTCGGCAGTGCCTACAGGAACAGTACTTTTATCTACTAAAACTTTATATTCATCCTTATCAATAATATGTCCTATTTGTTCAGCAACGCCTAAAACATACGATAAATCTGCAGAACCATCCTCACCAGGAGGTGTTGGTAATGCTAAGAAAATAACATCTGAAACCTTTACAGCTTCTTCTAAATTTGTTGTAAAAGATAAACGTTCCTCTTTAGTATTTCTAAGGAAAACAGTATCTAAACCTGGCTCATAAATTGTTAATTCTCCACCTTTAAGTTTTTCTACTTTTGAACTATCATTATCTACACAAATCACATGATGACCTGTTTCTGCAAAACAAGTACCTGATACTAACCCCACGTAACCTGTTCCTACAACTGCTATTTTCATTGTATATACTCTTTATTATTTAATTTCTTTTTAAAGATAATCTTCAATATTACCTTGACCTTGACGAATCACTTCAAAATCTCCATCTACTAGGTTTACTACTGTTGATAAGTGAATATTACCGTAACCACCATCTATTACTGCGTCTACTTGATTTCCATAATCCTCGTAGATCAATTCTGGATCTGTTGGGTATTCCAATATTTCATCTTCTTGTTTTAAAGATGTAGTTACAATTGGGTTACCTAACAAACGGACTAATTCTCGTGGTATATTATGATCTGGAACACGAATGCCCACTTCTTTCTTTTTTGTATCCACGAGCTTAGGTACAGAACTACTTGCTTTCATGATAAAAGTAAATGGACCTGGCAGTGCTTTTTTTATAACTCTGAATGCTGGCGTTTCTATGTGCTTCACATAATTTGTTATATCAGATAAATCATAGCAAATAAATGCAAGATTCATCTTATTAGGTTTTAAACCCTTAAAACGAATTAATTTTTTTAGTGCTGCTTGATTTGTAAGATCACAACCAACACCATAAACTGTATCAGTAGGGTAAATTACTAAACCTCCCTTTTTCAACACTTTAACAACCTCATTTAATACTCGCTCCTGAGGATTGTCAGGATTAATTCTAAATAACTCTGCCATGATATTTCAATTATTTGGTGAAGATAAAAGATGTTCTTATAAATTACTTATATATCCTTATAAACTCAATAAAAGTTTTACTATATATTGTCTTTATTAATTAAAATTATAATAAGTAAATGTCTTATATCACTATTCCTGTTAAAACACAGTACCTAAAGAAAGATTCTTCATTAAAGATAGAAAGAAGAAAGCTTCCAAAGGGGACTATAAAACATTGGAGCCCCTTATC
This region includes:
- a CDS encoding L-threonylcarbamoyladenylate synthase, with the protein product MMAELFRINPDNPQERVLNEVVKVLKKGGLVIYPTDTVYGVGCDLTNQAALKKLIRFKGLKPNKMNLAFICYDLSDITNYVKHIETPAFRVIKKALPGPFTFIMKASSSVPKLVDTKKKEVGIRVPDHNIPRELVRLLGNPIVTTSLKQEDEILEYPTDPELIYEDYGNQVDAVIDGGYGNIHLSTVVNLVDGDFEVIRQGQGNIEDYL